The following proteins are encoded in a genomic region of Dokdonia donghaensis DSW-1:
- a CDS encoding acetyl-CoA C-acyltransferase — MSKNVVIVAAARTPIGSFMGALSSVTASKLGAIAIKGALDKINLDPASVNEVFMGNVVQAGVGQAPARQAALGAGIPDTVPCTTINKVCASGMKAVMMAAQAVALGDADVVVAGGMENMSRIPHYVHLRNGHKFGPQSMVDGMQKDGLVDAYDGNAMGVCADTCATEYEFSREDQDNYAIQSYKRSAAAWDAGKFDNEVVPVPVPQRRGDDVIVDRDEEYTNVKMEKIPALRPAFTKEGTVTAANASTINDGAGAVIVMSEEKAKELNLTPLCTVKGYADAAHEPEWFTTAPSKALPKALDKAGVTQDEIDFFEFNEAFSVVGLANMKILGLTDENTNVNGGAVSLGHPLGCSGVRILITLINVLKQNNASLGAAAICNGGGGASAMVIENHN, encoded by the coding sequence ATGAGTAAAAACGTTGTTATAGTTGCTGCGGCACGTACACCTATAGGTAGTTTTATGGGAGCACTTTCCTCAGTAACTGCAAGTAAGCTAGGAGCAATTGCTATAAAAGGAGCTCTAGATAAAATTAACCTTGATCCAGCTTCTGTAAACGAAGTATTTATGGGTAATGTTGTACAAGCGGGTGTAGGTCAAGCTCCAGCTAGACAAGCTGCGCTTGGTGCAGGTATTCCAGATACAGTACCTTGTACAACTATAAACAAAGTATGTGCTTCTGGAATGAAAGCTGTAATGATGGCAGCTCAGGCTGTAGCACTAGGAGATGCAGATGTTGTAGTAGCTGGTGGTATGGAAAATATGAGCAGAATCCCTCATTATGTACACCTACGTAATGGTCATAAATTTGGACCACAATCAATGGTAGATGGTATGCAAAAAGACGGTCTTGTAGATGCCTATGATGGCAATGCTATGGGTGTTTGTGCAGATACTTGTGCTACAGAGTACGAATTCTCTCGTGAAGATCAAGATAATTATGCCATCCAAAGTTATAAACGCAGTGCTGCAGCCTGGGATGCAGGAAAATTTGATAACGAAGTTGTACCTGTACCTGTGCCACAAAGACGTGGTGACGATGTGATTGTAGATCGTGATGAGGAGTACACTAATGTAAAAATGGAAAAAATACCAGCTTTACGTCCTGCTTTTACAAAAGAAGGAACCGTTACAGCAGCAAACGCTTCTACTATAAATGATGGTGCCGGTGCAGTAATCGTAATGAGTGAAGAAAAAGCAAAAGAGCTTAACCTTACACCGCTATGTACAGTAAAAGGATATGCAGATGCTGCTCACGAGCCAGAATGGTTTACAACAGCACCTTCTAAAGCATTACCAAAAGCACTAGATAAGGCAGGAGTGACTCAAGATGAGATAGACTTCTTTGAGTTTAATGAAGCATTTTCTGTAGTAGGTCTGGCAAATATGAAAATATTAGGACTTACAGATGAAAATACAAACGTAAACGGAGGCGCAGTATCATTAGGACATCCATTAGGTTGTAGTGGTGTGCGTATTCTTATTACATTAATAAATGTATTAAAGCAAAATAATGCTTCACTAGGAGCGGCAGCCATTTGTAATGGTGGCGGTGGCGCATCTGCAATGGTTATAGAAAATCACAACTAA